In Paenibacillus ihbetae, the following are encoded in one genomic region:
- a CDS encoding HAD family hydrolase has translation MLQESEVGKLMGEEGSCQVKYRAVFLDFYGTLVHEDDDIILLICERIRESASIECTNQEIGRYWWSEFSRIFRSSHGEGFKLQRTIGLESLAETIRHFGSVARAEEIIGLQFEHWTRPRLYPDTKPFLDSLRRTGTPVYILSNIDRSDIEYAVSYHGIHAQGILTSEDVRAYKPRPELFRKALMQYRLKADDVIHIGDSLTSDVQGAQSLGIAAMWLNRLGKPQAEGIEPDYICTTLDEAQQVLQGRNKEEARA, from the coding sequence TTGCTTCAGGAATCTGAGGTCGGAAAGCTCATGGGAGAGGAGGGAAGCTGTCAAGTGAAGTACCGCGCGGTATTTCTTGATTTTTACGGTACGCTGGTTCATGAAGATGACGATATCATTCTTTTGATCTGCGAACGGATTCGGGAGAGTGCTTCGATTGAATGCACGAATCAAGAGATCGGACGATACTGGTGGAGCGAGTTTTCGCGCATATTCCGCAGCAGTCACGGGGAAGGCTTTAAACTCCAGCGGACCATTGGCTTAGAGTCACTCGCCGAGACAATCAGGCACTTCGGATCAGTCGCGAGGGCAGAGGAAATCATCGGGCTTCAATTCGAGCATTGGACGAGGCCGAGGCTGTATCCGGATACGAAGCCTTTTCTGGATTCGCTCCGGCGAACCGGAACGCCCGTGTATATCTTGTCGAATATTGACCGATCCGATATTGAGTACGCCGTTTCCTATCACGGCATTCACGCACAAGGAATCCTTACAAGCGAGGATGTACGAGCGTATAAGCCCAGGCCGGAGCTATTCCGGAAGGCACTTATGCAGTATCGGTTAAAAGCAGATGACGTGATCCATATCGGCGATTCCTTAACGAGCGACGTCCAGGGTGCCCAAAGTCTGGGCATTGCAGCGATGTGGCTCAACCGGCTGGGTAAACCGCAAGCGGAAGGGATCGAGCCCGATTACATCTGTACCACCTTGGATGAGGCTCAGCAGGTGCTGCAAGGCCGTAATAAGGAGGAGGCAAGGGCGTGA
- a CDS encoding GNAT family N-acetyltransferase: MTMNSYNIRVATAQDEPFLWDMLYESLYVPDGGESFSRDILNEPFMKKYVAGWGREGDLGYIATNGEGKPIGSITLRYFDEANKGFGYVSDEIPELGMALLPESRGQGIGTVLMTALFQGAKARGISRLSLSVAPENTAAVKLYRRFGFQEVGVFGTSITMVADIV, from the coding sequence ATGACCATGAATTCGTATAACATTCGAGTGGCGACAGCACAGGATGAGCCCTTCCTATGGGACATGCTGTACGAATCCCTGTACGTGCCTGACGGGGGCGAATCCTTTAGCAGGGACATTTTAAACGAACCCTTCATGAAGAAGTATGTGGCAGGCTGGGGCCGTGAGGGCGATCTGGGCTATATCGCGACCAACGGGGAAGGAAAGCCGATTGGCTCGATTACCCTGCGGTATTTTGACGAAGCGAACAAAGGGTTCGGCTACGTCAGCGACGAAATTCCGGAGCTTGGGATGGCCTTGCTGCCGGAGAGCAGGGGGCAAGGGATCGGAACGGTGCTTATGACGGCGTTGTTTCAAGGGGCGAAAGCCAGAGGCATCTCCCGATTATCCCTAAGTGTAGCGCCGGAGAATACGGCAGCGGTGAAGTTATATAGGCGTTTTGGGTTTCAAGAGGTTGGCGTATTCGGCACATCCATTACAATGGTGGCAGATATCGTGTAA
- a CDS encoding DUF2642 domain-containing protein has product MNNNGYYGYLPPAGYPPSSFYSAPPPAAAYHAPHATRTPAVPQHVNYVTFVEPMFMEHLLKHKGTKMTVVTTAGKVEGILSGIAADHIQLTVGDNKALHIRLAQVVYFEGVPY; this is encoded by the coding sequence TTGAACAACAATGGATATTACGGATATCTGCCCCCGGCCGGATACCCGCCAAGCAGCTTCTATTCTGCACCGCCCCCGGCTGCTGCGTACCATGCACCGCATGCAACGCGAACACCGGCCGTTCCGCAGCATGTCAACTACGTAACGTTCGTAGAGCCAATGTTTATGGAACATCTGCTTAAGCATAAAGGGACAAAAATGACCGTTGTAACGACAGCGGGAAAAGTCGAGGGCATCCTCTCCGGGATCGCCGCAGACCATATCCAGCTCACCGTCGGGGATAACAAAGCGCTGCATATTCGGTTGGCACAGGTGGTGTATTTTGAAGGGGTTCCCTATTAG
- a CDS encoding GNAT family N-acetyltransferase: MNIRRLVPGEPPPMELLLLADPSKRLVEDYIHRGHCYVGEVDSAVIGVYVLLPTRPDTVELVNVAVAEERHGQGFGKQLVNHAVAQAKELGFATIEVGTGSTGVAQLALYQKCGFRMTAIDRDFFVRHYEEEIYENGMLLRDMVRLSQDL, encoded by the coding sequence ATGAACATCCGACGGCTTGTTCCTGGCGAACCGCCTCCCATGGAGCTGCTGCTGCTGGCAGACCCTTCAAAGCGCCTAGTAGAGGACTATATCCATCGGGGCCATTGCTATGTCGGCGAAGTCGATTCCGCAGTCATCGGCGTATATGTTCTGCTGCCTACGCGGCCCGACACCGTTGAACTCGTCAATGTAGCCGTAGCAGAAGAGCGGCATGGCCAAGGCTTCGGCAAGCAGCTGGTCAACCATGCGGTGGCTCAGGCCAAAGAGCTCGGATTTGCCACCATTGAGGTCGGTACAGGAAGCACCGGTGTCGCCCAGCTCGCATTGTACCAAAAATGCGGCTTCCGCATGACGGCGATCGACCGGGATTTTTTCGTCCGGCACTATGAAGAGGAGATTTACGAGAACGGGATGCTGCTGCGGGATATGGTACGGCTGTCCCAGGATTTATAA
- a CDS encoding spore coat protein, giving the protein MKHNPKHLAWHETLEMHELTAFQANNLIGFKMALGDIQDPQLHSLYTEAIQGVENNLKELLHYFPEAPVGTRKLTEADLTAYYAGRLLIFAKTSVRNYAIAITETATPSLRETLQKQLNKAIELHGKVFYFMYERGLYPSYNLKQLLSNDVKNANKAISL; this is encoded by the coding sequence ATGAAGCATAATCCCAAGCATCTGGCGTGGCATGAGACGCTCGAGATGCATGAATTAACCGCCTTCCAAGCAAACAACCTGATCGGGTTCAAGATGGCGCTCGGCGATATCCAAGACCCGCAGCTGCACAGCCTGTATACCGAAGCGATTCAAGGCGTGGAGAACAACCTGAAGGAACTGCTGCATTACTTCCCTGAAGCCCCTGTCGGCACCCGCAAGCTGACCGAAGCAGATTTGACCGCCTATTATGCCGGCCGCCTGCTCATTTTCGCCAAAACGTCGGTCCGCAACTATGCGATCGCCATTACCGAAACCGCGACGCCAAGCCTTCGCGAGACGCTGCAGAAGCAGCTGAACAAAGCGATCGAGCTGCACGGGAAGGTGTTCTACTTTATGTACGAACGGGGCTTGTACCCATCCTACAACCTGAAGCAGCTGCTTTCGAACGACGTCAAGAACGCCAATAAAGCGATCAGCTTGTAA
- the trxB gene encoding thioredoxin-disulfide reductase, whose translation MYKSIVIGTGPAGLTAAIYLARANLKPLVIEGMQPGGQLTTTTEVENFPGFPQGIMGPELMDNMRQQAERFGAEFKSAWVESVDFSERPFKVNVEGMGQLLAESVIISTGASAKYLGIPGEQENVGRGVSTCATCDGFFFRGKKIIVIGGGDSAMEEASFLTRFASSVTVVHRRTELRASKIMQDRARENQKIEWALDRTPLEVVTSETGVKGLKVRNNETGEEELIEAEGVFVAIGHTPNTGFLGGQITTDPTGYILVKPGTTETNIPGVFACGDVQDTRYRQAITAAGTGCMAAMDCEKFLEGHMVHDWSETLNP comes from the coding sequence ATGTATAAATCCATCGTAATCGGAACCGGGCCTGCCGGATTGACGGCAGCCATCTACTTGGCACGCGCCAACTTGAAGCCGCTCGTCATCGAGGGCATGCAGCCCGGCGGGCAGCTGACAACGACGACCGAAGTCGAGAACTTCCCGGGATTCCCGCAAGGAATCATGGGCCCTGAGCTGATGGACAATATGCGCCAGCAGGCGGAGCGCTTCGGAGCGGAATTCAAGAGCGCTTGGGTGGAGTCCGTTGATTTCTCCGAGCGGCCGTTCAAGGTGAACGTTGAAGGAATGGGTCAGCTTCTGGCAGAGTCGGTCATTATATCCACCGGCGCATCCGCCAAATATCTGGGCATTCCGGGCGAGCAGGAGAATGTAGGGCGCGGGGTGAGCACCTGCGCGACTTGCGACGGCTTCTTCTTCCGCGGCAAGAAGATCATCGTCATCGGCGGCGGCGACTCCGCGATGGAGGAAGCGAGCTTCCTGACGCGCTTTGCTTCCAGCGTTACGGTGGTTCATCGCCGTACGGAGCTGCGCGCTTCGAAGATTATGCAGGATCGCGCCCGGGAGAACCAGAAGATCGAATGGGCGCTGGATCGTACCCCGCTTGAAGTCGTGACCAGCGAAACGGGTGTGAAGGGTCTAAAGGTAAGAAACAATGAGACCGGTGAAGAAGAGCTGATCGAAGCCGAAGGCGTGTTCGTGGCAATCGGCCATACGCCGAATACCGGCTTCCTCGGCGGTCAGATTACAACAGACCCGACCGGCTATATCCTGGTTAAGCCAGGTACGACCGAGACGAATATTCCCGGCGTATTCGCCTGCGGCGACGTGCAGGATACCCGGTATCGTCAAGCGATAACCGCTGCTGGCACCGGCTGTATGGCTGCGATGGACTGCGAGAAATTCCTCGAAGGCCATATGGTCCATGACTGGAGCGAAACGCTCAACCCCTAA
- a CDS encoding tetratricopeptide repeat protein, which yields MNGNPYGSSDPHNIISIEMNANFFFDRAVRSLDRYQYDKALKYFRKAVEYEPDNPVNHCNMAGILSETGDYQASNEVLAHVLEQVDPSMTECYFYMANNYANMEQFEKAEEALVTYLEEDPSGQFLDEAEEMMELLQYELNRPAKLNRIKSREGVVEHEHARALLEEGKFAQAVKQLEEIVKEHPDFLAARNNLALAYYYMGRFDSAKRTIGEVLDQEPGNLHGLCNLAIFYQHEGDVEQRDRLMDMLRITVPFHLEHVFKLATTMGILGQHEVAYGHFRRLLKHEEFNSDPSLYHYTAVAACNIGLYEKAEQYWRHAAKLDPESVIPDFYLAQLQKRKETGTDQMKVSYHYHLPFEEQFRQWAQDGEQLTEEAKQNPLIRSSFFWALRHGDPQTKLQVIRTLELIADEEVQHALQSFLQEPGENAELKTAARLVLQHMESASSRIADRREERDAAPVKTREVLPDWLPSWKAVLERAEQAMDMRSDAFWKKEMENLWTGFLSRLYPDIPNIRNVEGWAAALEYWTAKKRGRNLTYEEVAVRYGISPSTVSRYARQINSVFGDEAQSDHNFRPFTENI from the coding sequence GTGAATGGAAATCCATACGGGTCGAGTGACCCTCACAACATTATATCTATCGAAATGAATGCGAACTTTTTCTTCGATCGGGCGGTTCGCTCGCTGGATCGTTACCAATATGACAAGGCGCTTAAATATTTTCGCAAAGCCGTTGAATATGAACCGGATAATCCGGTGAATCATTGCAATATGGCGGGTATATTATCAGAGACGGGAGATTATCAAGCTTCGAACGAGGTGCTCGCCCACGTTTTGGAGCAGGTCGACCCGTCGATGACGGAATGCTATTTCTATATGGCCAACAACTATGCCAATATGGAGCAGTTTGAGAAAGCGGAGGAAGCGCTGGTCACTTATCTGGAAGAGGATCCGAGCGGGCAGTTTCTGGATGAGGCGGAGGAGATGATGGAGCTGCTGCAGTATGAGCTCAATCGTCCTGCCAAGCTCAACCGCATCAAGAGCCGGGAAGGCGTCGTTGAGCACGAGCATGCCCGCGCTTTGCTGGAAGAGGGAAAATTCGCGCAGGCGGTGAAGCAGCTGGAGGAGATTGTGAAGGAGCATCCGGATTTCCTTGCAGCGCGTAACAACCTGGCGCTTGCCTATTATTATATGGGACGATTCGATTCGGCGAAACGGACGATCGGCGAGGTGCTGGATCAGGAGCCGGGCAATCTGCACGGCCTATGCAACCTGGCGATCTTCTATCAGCATGAGGGAGACGTGGAGCAGCGCGATCGTCTGATGGACATGCTGCGCATCACGGTGCCGTTTCATCTGGAGCATGTATTCAAGCTGGCAACGACGATGGGCATCCTTGGACAGCATGAGGTGGCGTACGGCCATTTCCGGCGGCTGCTGAAGCACGAGGAATTCAATTCCGATCCGAGCTTGTATCATTATACCGCCGTGGCTGCCTGCAATATCGGCCTTTACGAGAAGGCGGAGCAATATTGGCGCCATGCCGCGAAGCTGGATCCCGAGTCGGTCATTCCCGATTTCTACCTGGCTCAGCTTCAGAAACGCAAGGAGACGGGCACCGATCAAATGAAGGTCAGCTATCACTATCATTTGCCGTTTGAGGAGCAGTTCAGACAGTGGGCGCAGGACGGAGAACAATTGACCGAGGAAGCGAAGCAGAATCCGCTGATCCGTTCTTCGTTCTTCTGGGCACTCCGGCATGGCGATCCGCAGACGAAGCTGCAGGTTATTCGTACGCTCGAGCTGATCGCCGATGAAGAGGTGCAGCATGCGCTGCAGTCGTTCCTTCAGGAGCCGGGGGAGAACGCGGAGCTGAAGACGGCGGCCCGCCTTGTGCTGCAGCATATGGAGTCGGCAAGCAGCCGGATTGCGGACCGCAGGGAGGAACGCGATGCCGCACCGGTCAAAACCCGGGAGGTGCTGCCTGATTGGCTGCCTTCCTGGAAGGCCGTTCTGGAGAGAGCCGAGCAGGCGATGGACATGCGGTCCGACGCCTTCTGGAAGAAAGAGATGGAGAATCTCTGGACCGGCTTCCTCAGCCGCCTGTATCCGGACATCCCGAACATCCGGAATGTAGAGGGCTGGGCAGCGGCGCTAGAATATTGGACCGCCAAGAAGCGCGGACGCAACCTGACGTACGAGGAGGTTGCCGTCCGTTACGGAATATCGCCATCGACGGTCAGCCGCTATGCGCGTCAAATCAACAGCGTTTTCGGGGATGAGGCGCAATCAGATCATAATTTTCGCCCATTTACGGAGAATATTTAA
- a CDS encoding ribose-phosphate diphosphokinase, with translation MYRTLRLFAGTSNPQLAESISRQLGVELGKIKISRFQSGEIYVHYEESIRNCDVFLLQSFSQPINEMFVELLVMIDAAKRASARTINIIVPYYGYARQERKSAPREPISAKMVADVLTTAGANRVITIDLHAPAIQGFFNIPVDHLTALDLITEYLRTKNIEQPVIVSPDAGRAKTAEKLASRLGSPFAIMIKQRPAHNESVITHVIGDVAGRTPIIIEDLIDTGTTIVQVVEGLKERGAKDAIVCATHGLFSGEALDRLDHAHIAEIVVTDSIVLPEHHCRMRLKVLSVAPMLAQATQIILEGGSIATLFKDAGV, from the coding sequence ATGTATCGTACCCTTCGATTGTTCGCCGGAACGTCCAATCCGCAGCTTGCCGAAAGCATCAGCCGGCAGCTGGGCGTGGAGCTGGGCAAGATTAAAATTTCCCGCTTCCAGAGCGGCGAAATCTATGTTCACTATGAGGAGAGCATCCGCAATTGCGATGTGTTTCTCCTGCAGTCTTTTTCCCAGCCTATCAATGAGATGTTCGTTGAGCTGCTGGTCATGATCGATGCGGCCAAGCGGGCTTCGGCAAGAACCATCAATATTATCGTGCCTTACTACGGGTATGCGAGACAGGAGCGCAAGTCGGCTCCGCGTGAGCCGATCTCCGCTAAGATGGTGGCTGATGTGCTGACGACGGCCGGTGCGAACCGGGTAATTACCATCGATCTGCATGCGCCGGCCATTCAAGGCTTCTTCAATATTCCGGTGGATCATTTGACCGCGCTCGATCTCATTACGGAGTATTTGAGGACGAAGAACATCGAGCAGCCGGTTATCGTGTCCCCGGACGCAGGCCGGGCGAAAACGGCGGAGAAGCTGGCCAGCAGGCTGGGATCCCCATTCGCCATCATGATCAAACAGCGTCCGGCCCATAACGAATCGGTCATAACGCACGTGATCGGCGATGTGGCCGGCCGCACGCCTATCATCATCGAGGATCTGATCGACACCGGCACCACCATCGTCCAGGTCGTGGAGGGGTTAAAGGAGCGCGGGGCGAAGGATGCGATCGTCTGCGCCACGCACGGCCTGTTCTCCGGCGAAGCGCTGGACCGGCTGGATCATGCCCATATTGCAGAAATTGTCGTAACGGATTCGATCGTGCTGCCGGAGCATCACTGCCGGATGCGGCTGAAAGTACTGTCGGTTGCGCCGATGCTGGCGCAGGCTACCCAAATTATACTTGAGGGCGGATCCATCGCCACTTTGTTCAAAGACGCCGGTGTGTAA
- the hisJ gene encoding histidinol-phosphatase HisJ — MHIDYHTHHVRCGHAEGRLEEYVQRAIELGYDQLGLSDHMPLIHVDPASYYPEMAMPMEELPRYVEECLLLKERYKGQIDIRVGLEGDYIEGYEEQIGRIIAEYPWDYVIGSVHFLGEWDITDYRQTHGWEGKDPLEVYRQYYDAVQKAAATGFYDIMGHLDVIKRFGYGPGKEQEGEVIALENAALAAVAKSGKAMELNASGLSKACEEMFPSRRMLEEAIALGIPLTLGSDAHQPGKLGEHLDKARALLADLGVRHIATFRGRKREMVPLDGQFLNDEENDV; from the coding sequence ATGCATATCGATTATCATACGCACCATGTCCGCTGCGGACATGCGGAGGGACGACTCGAAGAATATGTGCAGCGTGCGATTGAGCTTGGCTACGATCAGCTTGGCTTATCGGATCATATGCCGCTCATTCACGTTGACCCTGCTTCCTATTATCCCGAAATGGCGATGCCCATGGAAGAGCTGCCCCGGTACGTGGAGGAATGCCTCCTCCTGAAGGAACGTTACAAAGGGCAAATCGATATCCGCGTCGGGCTGGAAGGGGACTATATCGAAGGTTATGAGGAGCAGATCGGACGAATCATCGCCGAGTATCCTTGGGATTATGTCATCGGTTCGGTTCACTTCTTGGGCGAATGGGACATTACGGACTATCGCCAGACCCATGGCTGGGAAGGGAAGGACCCGCTCGAGGTGTACCGCCAATATTACGATGCGGTGCAGAAGGCCGCGGCGACCGGATTCTATGATATTATGGGCCATCTGGATGTAATCAAACGGTTCGGCTACGGACCGGGCAAAGAGCAGGAAGGCGAGGTGATCGCTCTGGAAAATGCGGCGCTTGCAGCCGTCGCCAAAAGCGGCAAGGCGATGGAGCTGAACGCATCCGGCTTATCCAAGGCCTGCGAGGAGATGTTTCCGAGCCGCCGTATGCTGGAGGAAGCGATTGCGCTTGGCATTCCGCTGACGCTGGGTTCGGATGCGCACCAGCCCGGGAAGCTCGGGGAGCATCTGGATAAAGCGCGGGCGCTGCTGGCTGATCTGGGGGTACGGCACATCGCGACCTTCCGCGGGCGGAAGCGGGAGATGGTGCCTTTGGATGGTCAATTTTTGAATGATGAAGAAAACGATGTATAA
- the hisIE gene encoding bifunctional phosphoribosyl-AMP cyclohydrolase/phosphoribosyl-ATP diphosphatase HisIE, producing MSEDIGKDLILEQASEYIRWDATGLVPAIVQDASSKQVLMMAYMNRESLKRTLESGETWFWSRSRGELWHKGATSGNTQTVVSIAYDCDGDTLLVQVEPKGPACHTGETSCFYREIKAGDTTQGHADRQAAASDRFAVLAELEEVIAQREKERPEGAYTTYLFDKGVDKILKKVGEEASETIIAAKNKDNAELKLEISDLIYHLLVLLQERKLPLDEIMAELSRRHERPRRD from the coding sequence GTGAGCGAGGATATAGGAAAGGATCTGATCCTGGAGCAAGCAAGCGAATATATTCGCTGGGATGCAACCGGCTTGGTGCCGGCGATCGTGCAGGATGCAAGCAGCAAGCAGGTGCTGATGATGGCTTATATGAACCGGGAATCGCTCAAGCGGACGCTGGAGAGCGGCGAAACCTGGTTCTGGAGCCGTTCCCGCGGGGAACTATGGCATAAAGGCGCCACTTCGGGCAATACTCAAACGGTGGTCTCGATAGCCTATGATTGCGACGGGGACACGCTGCTGGTGCAGGTGGAACCGAAAGGGCCCGCCTGTCATACCGGGGAAACGAGCTGCTTCTATCGGGAGATAAAGGCCGGAGATACGACACAAGGCCATGCTGACAGGCAGGCAGCCGCTAGTGACCGGTTTGCCGTGCTAGCCGAGCTGGAGGAAGTCATCGCGCAGCGTGAGAAGGAACGGCCCGAGGGCGCCTATACGACCTATCTGTTCGATAAAGGCGTCGACAAAATCCTGAAGAAGGTCGGCGAGGAAGCTTCCGAAACGATCATCGCTGCCAAAAATAAGGATAACGCCGAGCTGAAGCTGGAGATCAGCGATCTCATCTACCACCTGTTGGTTCTTCTGCAGGAGCGGAAGCTTCCGCTTGATGAGATCATGGCCGAGCTGAGCCGCCGTCACGAACGTCCGCGCCGCGATTAG
- the hisF gene encoding imidazole glycerol phosphate synthase subunit HisF, with the protein MLAKRIIPCLDVKDGRVVKGVNFVNLRDAGDPVELAALYDREGADELVFLDISASVEGRATMEEVVRRTAGEIAIPFTVGGGISSVDDMKRILRAGADKIGINTAAVKQPELISAGARKFGSQCIVVAVDAKYNEDWDEWEVYTHGGRTPTGIKALDWVKRAESLGAGEILLTSMDADGTKDGFDLALTSAVSSAVRIPVIASGGAGDEEHFFDVFTKGKADAGLAATIFHYKEISIPDLKGQLRVKGVNVR; encoded by the coding sequence ATGCTGGCAAAACGGATTATCCCTTGCCTGGACGTAAAGGACGGGCGGGTAGTTAAAGGCGTTAACTTTGTAAATCTCCGCGATGCGGGGGATCCGGTAGAGCTCGCGGCGCTGTATGACCGTGAAGGTGCGGATGAGCTGGTGTTTCTGGACATTTCGGCCTCGGTGGAAGGACGGGCGACGATGGAAGAGGTCGTGCGGCGGACGGCCGGGGAAATTGCGATTCCGTTCACGGTTGGCGGCGGCATCTCCTCCGTCGATGATATGAAGCGGATCCTTCGCGCAGGTGCGGACAAAATCGGGATTAACACGGCGGCGGTCAAGCAGCCGGAGCTGATCTCGGCAGGCGCGCGCAAATTCGGCTCCCAGTGCATCGTGGTGGCGGTGGACGCCAAGTACAACGAGGACTGGGACGAATGGGAGGTCTACACGCACGGCGGCCGAACGCCAACCGGCATCAAGGCGCTGGATTGGGTGAAGCGGGCGGAATCCTTGGGGGCAGGCGAAATTTTGCTGACCAGCATGGACGCGGACGGAACGAAGGACGGCTTCGATCTGGCCTTAACCTCCGCCGTGTCATCGGCTGTTCGGATCCCGGTGATCGCCTCCGGCGGTGCCGGAGACGAGGAGCATTTCTTCGATGTGTTTACGAAGGGCAAAGCCGATGCCGGCTTGGCGGCAACCATTTTTCACTATAAAGAAATTTCCATTCCCGATTTGAAAGGGCAGCTTAGAGTAAAAGGAGTGAATGTACGGTGA
- the hisA gene encoding 1-(5-phosphoribosyl)-5-[(5-phosphoribosylamino)methylideneamino]imidazole-4-carboxamide isomerase, translating to MSSFIIYPAIDIRGGKCVRLVQGDYNQETVYNDNPLEVAKSWESQGGSFIHLVDLDGAKAGHPVNDEIIGSIASSVNVPVQVGGGLRTLADVERLLGLGVSRVIIGTAAIEDRVFTEEVLGRYGDKVAIGIDARNGYVATRGWLETSEVQAEVLAKELAAKGAETFIFTDISRDGMMQGPNVEAIVALAKASGRSVIASGGVTRLEDLLALSAHREDGVGGAIVGKALYTGHIDLAEAASSIG from the coding sequence ATGTCCTCTTTTATCATATATCCGGCCATCGATATTCGCGGCGGAAAATGCGTTAGACTTGTACAGGGTGATTACAACCAGGAAACGGTGTACAACGACAATCCGCTGGAAGTGGCCAAGTCTTGGGAGTCGCAGGGCGGATCGTTCATCCATCTGGTCGATTTGGACGGAGCCAAAGCCGGCCATCCGGTCAATGATGAAATTATCGGGAGCATTGCGTCGAGCGTCAATGTGCCGGTCCAGGTCGGCGGCGGTCTTAGAACCTTGGCCGATGTGGAGCGGCTGCTGGGACTCGGCGTCAGCCGGGTGATCATCGGTACGGCAGCGATCGAAGACCGTGTCTTCACGGAGGAGGTGCTCGGCCGGTATGGCGACAAGGTCGCGATCGGAATCGACGCCCGGAACGGATATGTCGCAACACGGGGCTGGCTCGAAACCTCCGAGGTGCAGGCCGAAGTATTAGCGAAGGAGCTTGCAGCCAAAGGCGCCGAGACATTCATCTTCACGGATATTTCCCGCGACGGGATGATGCAGGGCCCGAACGTGGAGGCCATTGTAGCGCTGGCTAAAGCAAGCGGCCGTTCGGTCATTGCCTCGGGAGGCGTAACCCGGCTTGAGGATTTGCTGGCGTTAAGCGCCCACCGGGAAGACGGCGTTGGCGGAGCCATTGTCGGCAAAGCGCTGTATACGGGCCATATTGACCTGGCCGAGGCGGCTTCGTCGATCGGGTAA
- the hisH gene encoding imidazole glycerol phosphate synthase subunit HisH → MAIAIVDYGMGNLHSVSKAVERLGYEPLVTGDREELLSADGVILPGVGAFGDAMEQLRQTGLDAVMKEAAAVGKPLLGICLGMQLLFSRSEEHGNHEGLDMLPGSVVRFAGGDYKVPHMGWNALQFKKPEHPLLAGLEEGHVYFVHSYHVLPEAQEDLLAVTDYGQPVTAIVGRGSVYGMQFHPEKSGELGMSLLRNFLALT, encoded by the coding sequence ATGGCAATTGCAATCGTCGATTATGGCATGGGCAATTTGCACAGCGTCAGCAAGGCAGTGGAGCGGCTCGGCTACGAGCCGCTTGTCACAGGGGATCGTGAGGAGCTTCTGTCGGCGGATGGCGTGATTCTCCCGGGTGTCGGCGCGTTCGGAGATGCGATGGAGCAGCTGCGGCAGACCGGACTGGATGCCGTCATGAAGGAAGCTGCCGCTGTCGGCAAGCCGCTGCTTGGCATTTGTCTCGGCATGCAGCTTCTGTTCAGCCGGAGCGAGGAGCATGGGAACCATGAAGGGCTTGATATGCTGCCCGGCTCGGTTGTCCGGTTTGCCGGCGGCGATTATAAAGTGCCGCATATGGGCTGGAATGCGCTGCAGTTTAAGAAGCCGGAGCATCCGCTGCTGGCCGGGCTTGAGGAAGGGCATGTGTATTTTGTTCACTCTTACCATGTCCTCCCTGAGGCGCAGGAGGATCTGCTGGCGGTGACCGATTACGGTCAGCCGGTAACGGCGATTGTCGGCCGGGGCTCCGTGTACGGCATGCAGTTTCATCCGGAGAAGAGCGGGGAGCTCGGCATGAGCCTGCTCCGGAATTTCTTAGCTTTAACCTAA